The following coding sequences are from one Odontesthes bonariensis isolate fOdoBon6 chromosome 10, fOdoBon6.hap1, whole genome shotgun sequence window:
- the zfp64 gene encoding zinc finger protein 64 isoform X2, translated as MERHLKTHTGEKPFECELCHKRFSRRDKLNMHSRSHTGERPHKCKHCSYAAADSSSLKKHLRIHYDERPFKCQICPYASRNSSQLTVHLRSHTGDAPFQCQQCDAKFKINSDLKRHIRIHSGEKPYKCDFCEYRCAMKGNLKSHIHIKHSTENSFQCVQCDFKCASKAALRQHSRQHQPSQPIQCSNCTYSCSSKGALKVHERIHSEERPFKCDFCSFASKQLSNLIIHKKKCHSDKPEKGSGGKGGRGGGKSAGSGSPKPVSSRYRAKLDATRAFCCDSCDASFVREDSLRSHKKQHRDAQNMLQLQLSTTADAVGLVPVTVSQSNTQLEVPIPSSSVPPYGNAQLKIILPHTLSHQNALIPAAADGRSKSNMVLLSPENQDMVVNSMIQQVNLLAPLQPLGSSQTAGATIEPQTVLLTQLSSEDMNNPLHQALLQTAITTQDSSSSSTQTLITTCSELEGFNTLLQGGGAEVTVVTVGNSALVAAATPPNVEVSKPAGTVKAEESTLPYQESALLVPNIGLGSQNVVIHGVPLIVSTQPPQS; from the exons ATGGAGCGGCATCTCAAAACGCACACTG GTGAGAAACCTTTTGAATGTGAGCTCTGCCACAAGCGCTTCAGTCGGCGGGACAAGCTCAACATGCACAGCCGTTCTCACACAGGCGAGAGGCCGCACAAATGTAAACACTGTTCCTAtgcagcagcagacagcagcagtttGAAGAAGCACCTGCGTATTCACTATGATGAACGACCGTTCAAATGCCAGATCTGTCCTTACGCCAGCCGCAACTCCAGCCAGCTTACCGTGCATCTTCGCTCTCACACCG GAGATGCACCTTTCCAATGCCAACAATGTGACGCAAAGTTCAAAATCAACTCGGACCTGAAGAGGCACATCCGGATTCACTCTGGCGAAAAGCCTTACAAATGTGACTTCTGTGAGTACCGCTGCGCCATGAAAGGCAACCTGAAGTCTCACATTCATATCAAACACAGCACTGAAAACTCCTTTCAATGCGTGCAGTGTGATTTCAAGTGTGCCAGCAAGGCGGCTCTGCGGCAACACTCGAGACAGCACCAGCCCTCTCAGCCCATTCAGTGTTCCAACTGCACTTACTCCTGCTCCAGCAAAGGGGCGCTCAAAGTCCATGAGCGGATCCACTCAGAAGAGCGCCCCTTTAAATGTGACTTCTGCAGTTTTGCCTCCAAGCAGCTCAGTAATCTCATCATTCACAAAAAGAAGTGTCACTCAGATAAGCCTGAGAAGGGCAGTGGGGGGAAGGGCGGCAGAGGGGGAGGAAAAAGTGCAGGTAGTGGCTCTCCCAAACCTGTCAGCTCCCGTTATCGAGCCAAACTCGATGCAACTCGAGCCTTCTGCTGCGACTCGTGTGATGCTTCGTTTGTGAGGGAGGACTCCCTGCGCAGCCACAAGAAGCAACACAGAGATGCTCAGAAtatgctgcagctccagctctCCACCACAGCAGATGCAGTCGGCTTGGTTCCTGTTACAGTGTCGCAAAGCAACACTCAGCTTGAAGTTCCTATCCCGTCTAGCTCAGTGCCTCCTTATGGTAATGCACAGCTCAAAATCATCTTACCGCACACTTTGTCCCATCAGAACGCCTTAATTCCTGCTGCTGCCGACGGTCGGAGTAAGAGCAATATGGTGTTGCTTAGCCCAGAAAATCAGGACATGGTCGTCAATTCTATGATTCAACAGGTGAACCTGCTGGCACCCTTACAACCTCTCGGGTCCTCTCAGACTGCAGGGGCAACCATCGAACCACAGACGGTGCTCTTGACCCAGCTTAGCTCAGAGGACATGAACAACCCTCTACACCAGGCCCTGCTGCAGACGGCCATAACCACTCAggactccagcagcagcagcacacagaCACTGATCACCACCTGCTCAGAACTGGAAGGCTTTAACACCTTGCTCCAGGGGGGAGGCGCAGAAGTTACAGTGGTCACAGTAGGAAACTCTGCCTTGGTGGCAGCAGCAACTCCACCCAATGTGGAGGTGTCCAAGCCAGCAGGGACAGTGAAAGCCGAAGAGAGCACCTTACCTTACCAGGAAAGTGCGTTACTAGTGCCAAACATCGGCCTCGGCAGCCAAAATGTGGTCATACACGGTGTTCCGCTGATAGTGTCTACTCAACCACCGCAGAGTTGA